In the Aristaeella hokkaidonensis genome, ACAGACGAGGCTTCCCGTCCCGCCTGGTCAAAGGCGCTGGACGAGTACCTGACCGGCACTCCTGTCAACCTGATGATGAAACGGAAGTATTCCGGCCAGAAACGGAGGATGAACTCAAACGATGCCCTCCGGCATTTTGTTGAATTTGTTTCCGCGTCCGGCGGTATCAAGGTGGACCTGGCCAGCGGGCCCTCCGGGTATTTCGCGCCGTTCCTGGACACCTTAAAGGATGACGACTGCCTGATCATTACAGACGCCTGCCCCGCCATTATCAAGGCGCACGCGGACGCCTGCAAAAAGGACAATTTCTATATCTTTGACGTGGATCTGGATAAAGGGCTCCCCTTCAAAGATAAATCCGTGGATCTTTTCACGGGAAACCTGCTGAACAATGTGGAGAATTACCCCGGGCTGATCAAAGAGGCATACAGGTGCCTGAAACCCGGCGGCAAACTGGCTCTGATTGAAATATTCTTTGACCAGGGTTCAAAAACACAGCAGTCTCTGGCGGAGCAGGGAAAGATCTGGGCGTCATACGAAGACTTCGTCCGGTTTTGTGAATCGGTTGGTTTCACCTGCACCGGCAGTGAAACCGTGGCCACAAGAAAAGGTCCCATCTCCCCCGGCGACCTTTACCCGCTGGACAAGGATGACTGCTCAACTGACAAAACAATTTATCTCACGAAGAAAGGATCACCATAAAGGTGATCCTTTCTTTCCTGAAGCCGCGGTTCAGGCGCGTGACAGAAGAACCGTCCCTCTGTCACGCTTAACGCAGCAGGTCTTCCAGCGAGCCTTTCCCGCAAATAAAAGCCTGATTTACATTCGAAATACCCAGAAGCATGTTTGTCATGCTGCTGACAGAAACGAGATACCATTGATCGCCGTAACGGCAGATCGTCGGGCAGCAATAAAACGTCTCGTCTTCAACAACTGCCATACCGACAAGATTCACAGCTTCATCCGCCCCGTAGCAGGCTGTCTGCTTCACAAAATTCTCTTGATTCTGCTCACGGGAAAACAGATTGTTTGTGACATCATCAGGCGAGAGGATGGTGATGTTTGTCATTTGTGTCAGTTTTTCCAGCCTGCCATTCTCAAATTTCTTAAGGAACACCTCAACGTCATCTGAATCCTTCTGGAAAGCAATGGTCCCTTTCCCTTTGTAAGGAGAATCATCACCCAGAATATAATCTTCAACAGAACGATAAACCATATTGGCCTGGAAATACCTCAGGGCATTCACATTGGCGGAAAACATGAAATCATTTACAGAAGGCATTCTGGGGCATATCGTGGGCTGATAGGCCCCCATACGCTCAAAGTATGCCTGAAGATCGTAATGCTCAATCTGTGTCTCCCACGCGAAGGCACTCATGATCTGTTCAAAATTCAGATTCTGAATGCCTTCCATATAGCAGGTCAGTGCTTCTTCTGGCGTGGCAAAACCGTCGCCTTCATATTTGACTGCGGCTGGTCCGGCCTGCTGCAGTTTCTCCCCGCAGTTGCCGCAAAACACCGCGTTGGTATCACTCGGGTATGTTTCACCGCAATTCAGGCATACAATCTCCTTGGGCTTCTCTGCTCCGCAGTTTGTACAGAAGTTTGCCGCGTTGGGTGAGCCGCAATCCGGGCAGGTCCATTCTTCCCCTTCCGCAAACACACAGCCGGAGCAGATCACCAGGATCAATGTTAAAGTGATAGCAAGCAATTTCTTAATACAGTTCATGTTATTCTCCTTAAGGCATGGGATTGAAATCTTTGTTCTCTTTGACACCCGCGTCTGAAAATCCTGCTGTCATCCGCTGCCGAACTCTCCGCGGGGCGTCCCGCTTGTTTGGAACATAACAAGAAAAAAAGCCGAAGATGTGTTATGATTGGAGCCGGAGATTCTCACCGGGCTTTATCAAAAATGCAGAATAATCTTTCCCAAGGAGGTAGCCGGCTGTGGTAATCGCAATGATCTGCCAGGTTGTTTTATGGATCTGGTTCCTGGGATGCACTATCACCTACAGGATCGGGAAAAAGATTCTTGTGGGAGGCGTCGGAATCAAGAGCGCCGAGTTCTTTATGCTCTGCCTGTACACCCTTGGCGTCATCGCGTTTCACTGCCTTCAGCCGGCCGGAAAGTGGATTCTCTTTGGCATCCTGCTGCTCTGGTTCATCGTGCAGTTTATGTGCCACTGGTATTTCACGATTTTTGGAGCCAGTGAAAAGAAACTGCAGGGATATAACGAGTGCTTCCGGGACAGCATCCGCATCTTCCCTGCCAGTGACACAAGACTGATCCCGGATTTCTATCACATTGTCCTGCATATCCTGATCCTGGCCAACATCATCCTGTGCCTTGTATCATACTGAATATATTTTTTCAGAAGTATCGCGATTAAGATTGAAACGGAAAGGCGGATCCTGCCAGCCTGTTTGCCAGGTCAATGGCAGGCTGCGTCCTGTCTTTCAGGAACTTTGCGTATTGTACCGGATTCCAGTCCGGCATAAAGTTCACGTCTTCATTCCTGCCCGGTCAGCGCCATAATCTCCGGGCTCTGGTATACGCGGACATAGTCCACTTCCAGCTTTGCCGGAAGGCATTTCTTGTCTGTCCCTTCGCGGCCGCCCCAGGTCCCGCCCCAGGCAAGATTCATCAGCAGATGCATGCGCTGGTCAAACGGCCACACGTTTGAGACCTTTTCGTCTTCAGCCGCCTCCGGCTTTTCATATACATGCGTCTGTTCTCCGTCGATGGTAAAGATGAGCCGGTCCGGCAGCCATTCCAGTCCGTAAACATGGAATTCTTCCCTCGCTCCGGGAACGAGCGTGCTCTTGCTGACTGCTGAACCTCCGTTCGTTTTCTTTGTGTGAACACTCTGTACAACCACGTCGGGATCATATCCCACGTGTTCCATAATATCGATCTCTCCGGAAGCTGGCCAGTCTCCGTAAACCTTGTCGGTCGGCAGCATCCAGATGGCGGGCCAGGTTCCCCTGCCGGAAGGCAGTTTTGCCCTGACCTCAATTTTGCCGTACAGCCAGTCCCCGAGGTTTTTGGTAATCATCCGGGCGGAAGTATAATAGCTGCTTTTTTCTTCCCTCAGTTCAATGGTCAGGATTCCGTTTTCAATGGCCGCGTTTCCTTCGGCCATATAGTATTGCTGTTCACCGTTTCCCCAGCCGTTTCCCCCGGTGTTATAGGCCCAGCGGGCAGGATCCGGCAGGCCGTCCGTATCAAACTCGTCTGCCCAGACCAGTTCATAGTTCAGGCTGCCGGGATCATATTCCGCCCCGGCAGTTTCAGCGGCGGAAGGCAGAGCCGGAACCCACAGAACCAGGATCGACAGCAGAACAGATATCCATTTGAACTCATGTTTGAATTGCATGTGTCTTCTCCTTTATAAATCATATATGCGCAAACGTTTTTCCTGATAAAGTGATTATAGCATTCTGCAGCCCTGTGCGTAAAGCAAGCAAAGGGCTCATTCGCGGCAATGAAAAGCCTCAGGCATTCTTCTGTTGATGTATGCCGGCGGCAGAAATTCCCTGCCAAAAAGCAGGAAGATATGCTATGATTGGGTCAGGTACCAATACCGGATAAATGACAAGCAACAACTCAGAATTGCAGGATTATAAGTGTCAAAAAAATGAGCGAACAGAAATACGCAAGCTGGAACCCCTGGCATGGCTGCACGAAGTATTCCGAAGGCTGCCGTTACTGCTATGTTTACCGGCAGGATGAAGCAAACGGCAGTACGGTTTCATCAGAGCAATGCCGCAAAACACAGAATTTCAACCTGCCGGTCAAAACAAAGCGGGACGGAACGCCGAAGATCGCCTCCGGTTCTGTCGTCATGACCTGCTTTACCTCGGATTTTCTGCTGAAGGACGCGGACGAATGGCGTGATGAATGCTGGAAAATGATCAAAGCCCGCAGCGATTGTATGTTTTACTTTTTCACAAAGCGCATCGAACGCTTTGCGGAATGTATACCACCCGACTGGGGAGACGGCTACGGCAATGTGATCGTAGGCTGCACCTGTGAAAACCAGGACCGGGCGGATTTCCGGCTGCCGATCTTCGCTGAGCTTCCGATCAAATTCAAAACAATTATCCTCGGCCCCATGCTCGGCTCGGTCAATCTTGAAAAGTATCTTGACGGCAGTATCTGCGAGGTGGCCTGCTCCGGCGAATCGGGCATCAACGTGCGGCCGCTTGATTACGAATGGGTGCTGGACGTTCGCCGCCAGTGTATGAACAAAGGCGTCCCTTTCCAGTTTCACCAGACAGGAGCGTATTTTATCAAAGACGGCAAACTGCACCGGGTCCCCCGCCGTTTCCAGACGTCCCAGGCCCGCAAAGCTGGGATCGACTACAAAATCGTGGATGGGTTTATACCGGATATTGAAGCACAAGTCACTTTATGACAACAGCGTTAAGGATGAAAGGCATAATACTTTGGAAATAAAGCTTGTTGACAGTAATAACTTCACCCGGGATTCGCTGAAAGGCTTTCAGCGATATCAGGAAGTCAAAAATGTGTATCGCCTGCAGGATGGGAATCTGACACTGGTTTACAATCCCTTCACTGAGGATTGGGATGCTGCGCGTCTTATCGAAAAAGCGGAAGAGATTCTCAGCGGGCGGTACGTGACATATTGCGCTTATGAAGGAAATCGCGTGGTTGGCGAAATCATGCTGATTCCCAGGCTGAACAAAGGCCGGCTCATCATTGACAGTTTCCATGTTTCCAGGGATTACCGCCGTCATGGAATCGGCAGGGCTTTGTTTGAAGCCGCCAGACAGGAAGCCCTGAAGAGGGGAGCTCATGCTTTGTATGCATCCTGCTGTTCTTCTGAGGAAACAATAAACTTCTACTCCGCCCTGGGGTTCCGCCTCAGTTCCGACCCTATTCCTTCCCTTGCTGAGGCAGAGCCTTATGACCTGCAGATGGAATGTATGATTATCCGGGAAATGCAATGAGCTGCCTTCAAAGGCATGCAAAAAACCGGATACTGCTGCATTACTGACGCGTATAAGGATATCATCACGGTTAAGCCTGCCTCAAAGCGCAAAATAAGTAGGGAAATGTTTTTCAGGATGCATTACAATCCAGTCGGACGATCGGAAAAGGAGCAAAACGATGAACTGGATGACCGGATTACAAAGGGCAATTGATTATGTGGAAGAGTACATCCTTGAGGATGTGAACCTGGAGGAGGCTGCTGCGCAGAGCTTTTCTTCCAGCTATCATTTTCAGAGGGTGTTCAGCATCGTCTGCGACATGACCCTGGGGGAGTATATCCGAAACAGAAGGCTTTCCCTGGCGGGAGCGGACCTGGCACGGGGAGATATGAAAGTAATCGACGTTGCCGTGAAATACGGTTATGACAATCCGGACAGTTTTGCAAGAGCTTTCCAGCGGTTTCACGGAGTCCTGCCCTCCCAGGTAAAAACAGGAGGCACACCTCTGCGGTCCTTTTCCAGAATCGTACTGAAAGTATCAATGGAAGGTGGTGCTTCTATGAATTACAGAATCGAAGAAAAGCCCGAAATGATCCTGACAGGACACAAGGAGCGGTTCCACGGAGAACCGTGGGGAGAGGAACGAGCCCGCCAGGAAGAAAACTGGTATGTCACAACGCGGGGAATTCAGTGGTTCCTGAGAGGTGTAGCAGACGGCGGCGACATTTACCAGCTTGTGACGAACGTTGATGGCGAAGGATATGATTTTTATTACTGTCATCAACTGGATGAATGGGACAGGGAGCATCTTTTTGATCACACCGTTACGGGAGTGGATTTTGTGGAAGGCCTTGCTCTGGAAAATGTGGTCATTCCACAGTCCACATACCTGATCCTGGAAGCAAAAAGCGAAAAAAACACGATCAATGATTATAACGATCTTCTGAAGCAGCGGGTACAGATCATCACAGAATGGATGCCTGAGATGGGCTTTCAGCTGAAGGACGCACCGGAGATTGTTGTAATGCACTGGGCGCCGAGAACGGAGCGCTATATACAAATCTGGCTGCCAATTGAAAAAAGATAATATCCGGCCCACGAAAAAAGGATCACCACGAAGGTGATCCTTTTTCCGTGTGGTCTGTACTGGACTCGAACCAGTGTTCCGCTTCGGCTCCCTTCCCGCAACCTCAATCGGCGCGACTGTCCCCCGGACAGATCGCTTGTTTCGGTTGACCTCACCGCCGACGAGATTTCTGCCACAGGCAGCGCTTCGGCTCCGCGCCCAATCGATGTGAACGATGTGCTCTCACTCATTGGTATGTTCGCGCAACTGATATACAAGATATAGTATAATTGTTTAATATATTTCCGCAGATTTGATTATTTGCGGAAATTAATTGAAATATGTGGCTGTTTGTGATACCCTATTCCCATAGTAAATCAGGAAGGGGGGATAGGTCATGCATATAACCAATCCGCTATCTTCAAAACAGCGTTTTTATTCGGTAAACGATCTTCGGGAACTTGGCTTTTCCTACTACAAAATCAATAAAATGGTAGAACAGAACCTGCTCTCCAGAATAAACAAAAAAATGTACGAGAACGCAACCTACTCCGGAGATGATTCGGATTACGTTTCTGCTATGGCTTATGCACCCAGGGGCGTGATCTGTATGATGTCAGCAGCGCGCTGGTATGGCCTGACCGGCTACCTTCCGGATGCAGTAGATATAGCAATAGAAAGAAATATGAAGGTATCGACTCTTCCGGAATGGCCCCGGCTTCACATCTGGTATTTCCCGGGAAAACGCTATGAAACCGGAATCATCGCGGAACAGGATGAAGGCGGACAATTCCGGATTTACAATATCGAAAAGACGGTCGTGGATATCCTGTATTATCGGAATAAGATCGGAATTGAAGAGACCAGGGAAATTCTGAAGAACTACCTTTCAAGAGCAGACAGGAATCTTCCGGAGCTTCACAGGTATGCCGATAAACTGGGCTGTGGGAAAACCCTGAGGACGTACATGGAGGTGCTTCTGTGAACAGCGTTGCATCAATCAAAGACAGGCTTAAAAACAAAAGCCGGGAAACTGGCCGGACTCTGCAGGAACTGTTCACCCTCTATGGGCTCGAAAGGACAATTTACAGGCTTTCGATTTCGCGCTACAGAGAGAACTTTGTATTGAAGGGCGGCATTTTCCTTTACGCTCTTTATCGGGGAAATTATCCCAGAAGCACCACGGATATTGATCTGCTGGCGCAAAGGATCAGCAATGCTGAAGCGGATATGAGAGCAGTCTTTTCAGACATTCTGTCCCAGGAAGCAGATGACCCTCTTTGCTTTGATCTGGAAACGCTGAACGTCACTCCGATAACAGAATTTAAGGAATACCACGGTGTGAACGTTTCTGTTACAGCATACCTTGATAGGACAAAAATATTATTACTTTTTCATCAGTGCTGCACCGGCATTCCAGGCTTTTCCCACCTTGGCCCCGGTTGCGTAATATCCGTTCTGGAACTGATCGAACATCAGCGCATGGAGCTTCTCAGGATCCACCTTGCCCTTTTCGGAAAGGACTGATTCTTCAGCCTTAACATTGACGATCTTGCCAACAATGCCGGAAACAAATTCCGTTTCCGCGAACTCCAGCAGTTCACATTCCATGACTACCGGGAATTCCTCGATGATCGGCGCATTGACTTTATTACTCTTTATGGCGTGATATCCGGTGCGCTCGAATTTGTCATTGATCTTGTTTCCGGAGGCGATACCGAAGAAGTCCGCCACGTCCATATGCGCTTCGTCTGCCAGGGCAACGGTAAATGCCTTGCTGGCCTTGATGTTCAGCCAGGTCTTTTTTCCCTCTCCGATGAACAGGATGATCTTGTCCTCATCACAGATCTGGCCCCAGGCTACGTTCATCACATTGACTTTTTCGTTTTCATCATACGCGGCTACCATCAGCACCGGCATGGGATATACCGCCGGGACAACGCCTAAATCCTTTTTCATTTTGCTTTTCCTTCTTTCTTTGTTTGATCTTTATCGCAGAAGTACCACCAACGGTACTTCGTGGGATCTGGATCCGGATCATTTGCATAGGCCACCGCGCAGCGGAAGGCATAAAGCACACACTTGTCCAGCTGGCAGCTTTCTTTCATGCAGGCCCGGAAATAAAGCTCGTCCGGATCAGCTGACTTCAGGGATTCGAGCGAATCATAGCCCATTTCCATCAGTTCCTGCTCTTTTTTCGCACCTATTCCGGGAACATTTCTCAGATCACTCATATTCACAGCTCCTTTAAGGCTTTCGTGATTGACAGTTCTGTCTTTCACGCCTATTATTATAGCGTGAATTGTCTATTCGGCAAGAACGCACATTTATGTAATATACTATCAAAAAGTATAGTATAAAGGAGAACAATATGAACATCGAAAAGGTGAAGGGATATCATTGCCCTGTGGAAGCCGCCATGGATGTGATCGGCGGGAAATACAAGGCGCTGATCGTGTATGAGTTGATGAGCGGAACCAAAAGATACCACGAAATCGCCCGGGCGGTTCCCCAGGCTACACCACGGATGCTCAGCAAACAGCTGAAGGAACTGGAGGAAGACGGTGTGATCAATCGCATGATGTACCCTGTCGTTCCTCCGAAGACAGAGTATTC is a window encoding:
- a CDS encoding class I SAM-dependent methyltransferase — encoded protein: MICGLIKDDMDYVREGNVFHFVTDEASRPAWSKALDEYLTGTPVNLMMKRKYSGQKRRMNSNDALRHFVEFVSASGGIKVDLASGPSGYFAPFLDTLKDDDCLIITDACPAIIKAHADACKKDNFYIFDVDLDKGLPFKDKSVDLFTGNLLNNVENYPGLIKEAYRCLKPGGKLALIEIFFDQGSKTQQSLAEQGKIWASYEDFVRFCESVGFTCTGSETVATRKGPISPGDLYPLDKDDCSTDKTIYLTKKGSP
- a CDS encoding zinc ribbon domain-containing protein, whose product is MNCIKKLLAITLTLILVICSGCVFAEGEEWTCPDCGSPNAANFCTNCGAEKPKEIVCLNCGETYPSDTNAVFCGNCGEKLQQAGPAAVKYEGDGFATPEEALTCYMEGIQNLNFEQIMSAFAWETQIEHYDLQAYFERMGAYQPTICPRMPSVNDFMFSANVNALRYFQANMVYRSVEDYILGDDSPYKGKGTIAFQKDSDDVEVFLKKFENGRLEKLTQMTNITILSPDDVTNNLFSREQNQENFVKQTACYGADEAVNLVGMAVVEDETFYCCPTICRYGDQWYLVSVSSMTNMLLGISNVNQAFICGKGSLEDLLR
- a CDS encoding glycoside hydrolase family 16 protein; the protein is MQFKHEFKWISVLLSILVLWVPALPSAAETAGAEYDPGSLNYELVWADEFDTDGLPDPARWAYNTGGNGWGNGEQQYYMAEGNAAIENGILTIELREEKSSYYTSARMITKNLGDWLYGKIEVRAKLPSGRGTWPAIWMLPTDKVYGDWPASGEIDIMEHVGYDPDVVVQSVHTKKTNGGSAVSKSTLVPGAREEFHVYGLEWLPDRLIFTIDGEQTHVYEKPEAAEDEKVSNVWPFDQRMHLLMNLAWGGTWGGREGTDKKCLPAKLEVDYVRVYQSPEIMALTGQE
- a CDS encoding DUF5131 family protein; this translates as MSEQKYASWNPWHGCTKYSEGCRYCYVYRQDEANGSTVSSEQCRKTQNFNLPVKTKRDGTPKIASGSVVMTCFTSDFLLKDADEWRDECWKMIKARSDCMFYFFTKRIERFAECIPPDWGDGYGNVIVGCTCENQDRADFRLPIFAELPIKFKTIILGPMLGSVNLEKYLDGSICEVACSGESGINVRPLDYEWVLDVRRQCMNKGVPFQFHQTGAYFIKDGKLHRVPRRFQTSQARKAGIDYKIVDGFIPDIEAQVTL
- a CDS encoding GNAT family N-acetyltransferase → MYRLQDGNLTLVYNPFTEDWDAARLIEKAEEILSGRYVTYCAYEGNRVVGEIMLIPRLNKGRLIIDSFHVSRDYRRHGIGRALFEAARQEALKRGAHALYASCCSSEETINFYSALGFRLSSDPIPSLAEAEPYDLQMECMIIREMQ
- a CDS encoding AraC family transcriptional regulator, whose translation is MNWMTGLQRAIDYVEEYILEDVNLEEAAAQSFSSSYHFQRVFSIVCDMTLGEYIRNRRLSLAGADLARGDMKVIDVAVKYGYDNPDSFARAFQRFHGVLPSQVKTGGTPLRSFSRIVLKVSMEGGASMNYRIEEKPEMILTGHKERFHGEPWGEERARQEENWYVTTRGIQWFLRGVADGGDIYQLVTNVDGEGYDFYYCHQLDEWDREHLFDHTVTGVDFVEGLALENVVIPQSTYLILEAKSEKNTINDYNDLLKQRVQIITEWMPEMGFQLKDAPEIVVMHWAPRTERYIQIWLPIEKR
- a CDS encoding type IV toxin-antitoxin system AbiEi family antitoxin domain-containing protein; its protein translation is MVEQNLLSRINKKMYENATYSGDDSDYVSAMAYAPRGVICMMSAARWYGLTGYLPDAVDIAIERNMKVSTLPEWPRLHIWYFPGKRYETGIIAEQDEGGQFRIYNIEKTVVDILYYRNKIGIEETREILKNYLSRADRNLPELHRYADKLGCGKTLRTYMEVLL
- a CDS encoding flavin reductase family protein is translated as MKKDLGVVPAVYPMPVLMVAAYDENEKVNVMNVAWGQICDEDKIILFIGEGKKTWLNIKASKAFTVALADEAHMDVADFFGIASGNKINDKFERTGYHAIKSNKVNAPIIEEFPVVMECELLEFAETEFVSGIVGKIVNVKAEESVLSEKGKVDPEKLHALMFDQFQNGYYATGAKVGKAWNAGAALMKK
- a CDS encoding helix-hairpin-helix domain-containing protein produces the protein MSDLRNVPGIGAKKEQELMEMGYDSLESLKSADPDELYFRACMKESCQLDKCVLYAFRCAVAYANDPDPDPTKYRWWYFCDKDQTKKEGKAK
- a CDS encoding winged helix-turn-helix transcriptional regulator, with amino-acid sequence MNIEKVKGYHCPVEAAMDVIGGKYKALIVYELMSGTKRYHEIARAVPQATPRMLSKQLKELEEDGVINRMMYPVVPPKTEYSLTETGQTLVPIVDALCKWGEHYFELAGVPVPCEG